A region from the uncultured Sunxiuqinia sp. genome encodes:
- a CDS encoding LamG-like jellyroll fold domain-containing protein, protein MTNMLRYSICSIILLFVFNCYSQQLAFPEAEGFGRYATGGRGGEVYHVTNLKDNGPGSFRDAVSQSNRIVVFDVGGVINIDSRIVIKKNITIAGQTAPGQGITIYGNGIALNNDSGNNIIRHIRIRMGRGGDSGKDAVGISAGQNYLFDHVSVSWGRDGTVDINGSGVDNITLQDCIVAQGLHSHSTGGLMQSGKTSVIRCLYTDNHTRNPKVKGVNEFINNVVYNWRVAGYILGDTEGESAANIQNNYFIAGPETGSTAPFNRATPSFHAYVSNNWYDSNVNEVLDGSDIESSVYGSITIEPNPYKYPGVGNLMTPVEAYDYIVANVGASRARDDVDNYLIEELTSLGKTGLIISNESENPIDNKVGQVHGGSVPEDTDQDGMPDEWEISKGLNINDPSDRNGDLDNDGYLNLEEYLNELALQSSSYTIAPSKLTAEALAYNQIKLTWQDNSDSESGYYLERSDGSGYTQIATIDANVTTYTDNEVSGKTSYTYRIKSFSGDVLSEAVLSNEVITFSADGTPLMPVLTTPQNNSTNENPAEIELTWTGGFQADYFEVYLGKSENSLSKVETNIIEKLFILRELDEYTTYYWRVDALNDAGITSSETFTFSTEGVQVLEQVAYYAFEQTEGLSVVDSSTYGNNGTAVNITPRWQSGKLGNAINLAGGTSGAGVEISNQNQIAFDDYSFSVAFWVKADAGTNGYLFNKGVFKADPATGAVGRWFGMESKNGKNLYFSVDDDQTKTQLSMSNEAFFTGEWVHVVAIRNVEEGQLEVYLNGEQYKTTTDVSGNIGNDEDMYIGNCTLGDTNFPGSFDEFHLYNYALSPEEIEALKSASVQTGVDQISGLKEFIVFPNPVKSSATAQICLDKAGLVKMELFDVSGKKLQVLNDNQLAVGLHQINIDGADLARGLYIVKLTISNTVNEFKFFHL, encoded by the coding sequence ATGACCAATATGTTACGATATTCTATTTGTTCTATTATTCTTCTTTTTGTTTTCAATTGTTATTCTCAGCAACTAGCTTTTCCTGAGGCCGAAGGTTTTGGTAGATATGCTACCGGAGGGCGTGGTGGTGAAGTTTACCACGTTACGAATTTAAAAGACAATGGTCCGGGCTCGTTTCGCGATGCTGTAAGTCAAAGTAATCGAATTGTTGTTTTTGATGTTGGTGGAGTAATTAATATCGATAGTCGCATTGTAATAAAGAAAAACATAACGATTGCCGGACAGACTGCACCTGGACAAGGAATTACAATTTATGGAAATGGAATCGCATTGAATAATGATTCCGGAAATAATATTATTCGCCACATCCGAATTCGTATGGGAAGAGGAGGCGATTCGGGAAAAGATGCTGTTGGTATTTCTGCCGGTCAAAACTATCTGTTCGATCATGTTTCCGTTTCGTGGGGGCGAGACGGAACGGTAGATATTAACGGTAGTGGCGTTGATAACATCACTCTTCAGGATTGTATTGTGGCGCAAGGTCTTCATTCTCATTCCACTGGTGGTTTAATGCAATCTGGAAAGACATCGGTTATTCGTTGTTTATATACCGACAATCACACGCGTAATCCTAAGGTAAAAGGTGTTAATGAGTTTATCAATAACGTTGTTTACAATTGGCGGGTTGCAGGCTATATTTTAGGTGATACAGAAGGTGAATCGGCCGCAAATATCCAAAATAACTACTTTATTGCAGGACCGGAAACTGGCAGCACTGCACCGTTTAATAGAGCAACTCCTTCATTTCATGCTTATGTTTCAAATAACTGGTACGACAGCAATGTAAATGAGGTTTTAGATGGAAGCGACATAGAGTCTTCTGTTTATGGGTCAATTACAATAGAACCGAATCCGTATAAGTATCCGGGAGTTGGAAATCTGATGACGCCAGTTGAGGCTTATGATTATATTGTTGCCAACGTAGGGGCTTCGAGAGCTCGCGATGATGTGGATAATTATCTGATTGAAGAACTTACGTCGCTTGGTAAAACTGGGTTGATTATTAGTAATGAATCTGAAAATCCAATTGACAATAAAGTTGGTCAGGTACACGGTGGATCGGTTCCGGAAGATACCGATCAGGATGGAATGCCTGATGAGTGGGAAATATCGAAAGGATTGAATATTAACGATCCATCGGATCGCAATGGAGACTTGGACAATGACGGATATTTAAACCTCGAAGAGTACTTAAATGAACTGGCTTTGCAATCCAGCTCTTACACGATTGCCCCATCCAAATTAACTGCAGAAGCTCTGGCATACAATCAAATCAAATTAACCTGGCAAGATAACAGTGATAGTGAATCAGGCTATTACCTTGAACGTTCTGACGGTAGCGGATATACTCAGATTGCTACTATTGATGCAAATGTAACAACTTATACAGATAATGAAGTTTCAGGGAAAACATCGTACACTTACCGAATAAAGTCTTTTTCAGGTGACGTGCTTTCTGAAGCAGTCTTAAGTAATGAGGTCATAACTTTTTCTGCTGATGGAACACCGCTTATGCCTGTATTAACAACTCCTCAAAATAATTCAACCAATGAAAATCCGGCTGAAATTGAGCTAACATGGACCGGCGGATTCCAGGCTGATTATTTTGAAGTTTACCTTGGAAAGTCAGAAAACAGCCTTTCTAAAGTAGAAACCAATATTATTGAAAAATTATTTATTTTGCGTGAATTAGATGAATACACAACTTATTACTGGAGGGTTGATGCGTTAAATGATGCCGGAATAACATCAAGCGAAACATTTACCTTTTCAACCGAGGGGGTGCAGGTTTTGGAGCAAGTCGCATATTATGCTTTTGAACAAACTGAAGGCCTTAGTGTGGTCGATAGTTCAACATATGGCAATAATGGCACGGCTGTAAATATTACGCCTAGGTGGCAATCCGGGAAACTTGGAAATGCAATCAATCTGGCTGGAGGAACATCTGGGGCTGGAGTTGAGATTAGTAACCAGAATCAGATTGCTTTTGATGATTATTCATTTTCTGTTGCGTTTTGGGTGAAAGCGGATGCCGGAACCAATGGCTATCTTTTTAATAAAGGTGTTTTTAAAGCAGATCCAGCTACAGGCGCTGTTGGAAGATGGTTTGGGATGGAGTCTAAAAATGGGAAGAACCTTTACTTTTCGGTGGACGACGATCAAACAAAAACACAATTGTCGATGTCAAATGAAGCTTTTTTTACTGGAGAATGGGTTCATGTTGTTGCCATTCGAAACGTGGAAGAAGGGCAATTAGAAGTATACCTTAATGGAGAGCAATATAAAACAACGACAGACGTTTCTGGGAATATTGGTAACGACGAAGATATGTATATCGGAAACTGTACTTTAGGCGATACGAATTTTCCGGGTAGTTTCGATGAGTTCCATCTGTACAACTATGCTTTGTCACCGGAAGAAATTGAAGCACTGAAGTCAGCCAGCGTTCAAACAGGAGTAGATCAGATATCAGGTCTTAAGGAGTTTATTGTATTTCCTAATCCTGTTAAATCATCAGCAACAGCCCAAATTTGCCTTGACAAAGCTGGTCTTGTGAAAATGGAACTGTTTGATGTTTCTGGAAAAAAACTACAGGTTTTGAATGATAATCAATTAGCAGTTGGTCTTCATCAAATAAATATTGATGGTGCTGACTTGGCTCGGGGTTTATACATCGTTAAGTTAACAATCAGTAATACAGTAAACGAATTTAAATTCTTTCATTTATAA
- a CDS encoding T9SS type A sorting domain-containing protein, protein MKQFSRQYLRLIWGVVLFMLFSQTSFGQRQMETLSRGVVAVNTSGDNVLVQWRKFGSDPADIAFNVYAKVDEGEAIKQNDLPISGKTNLLIKDVNTKHLNQYYVVPVIKDIESDRSEVFTLKGSEPYFSLPLNIPDGGITPDKVAYKYSANDCSVGDLDGDGNYEIILKWDPSNSHDNSHSGYTGNVIIDAYQLDGTQLWRIDLGRNIRAGAHYTQFMVYDLDGDGKSEMVCKTADGTVDGLGNTIGDKDADYRNSTGRVLNGPEFLTVFNGETGEAMATTNYVPQRYPGKDNPSPNEMDVIWGDDYGNRVDRFLACVAYLDGKRPSVVMCRGYYTRTVLAAFDWRNGKLEQRWVFDTLDQENLEYAGQGNHNLTVADADNDGRDEIIYGSMAVDDDGTGLYSTRLGHGDAMHVSDLDPSRPGLEAYVVHEEYPNPAGVEFRDLETGEAIWSLKGHSDIGRGVAFDIDPNYPGAECWASDGRGVYSAQGDHITSTYPEATGGGATYNMAAWWDGDLLRELVDKTVITKWNWEKKTTERLFNVFQEGVSSNNGTKSNPCLIADIWGDWREEIIYRKSDNSELRIFTTPIESDNSFYTLMHDSQYRLSIAWQNVAYNQPAHTSFFLGHGMHQPPVPDAEYVSVTNPYADDTSTSMQKQYPFTNQKLNVFPCPADQYVNITFAEGLGNENFTISNMNGQLLDIIRDCSRQIDVSEYPAGIYFARLLSNEGRSFTKFIKK, encoded by the coding sequence ATGAAACAGTTTTCAAGGCAATATCTCAGATTAATTTGGGGGGTAGTTCTATTTATGTTGTTTTCTCAAACTTCATTTGGTCAGCGACAAATGGAAACGCTAAGCCGCGGTGTTGTTGCCGTTAATACTTCAGGTGATAATGTTTTGGTTCAATGGCGAAAGTTTGGAAGCGATCCGGCGGATATTGCTTTCAATGTTTATGCAAAAGTTGACGAAGGAGAGGCTATAAAGCAAAATGATTTGCCAATCTCTGGCAAAACAAATTTATTAATTAAAGATGTTAACACTAAACACCTGAATCAATATTATGTCGTTCCAGTAATTAAGGATATTGAGTCTGATCGATCAGAGGTTTTTACACTTAAAGGAAGCGAACCCTATTTTTCGCTGCCGTTGAATATTCCCGACGGAGGAATAACTCCCGATAAAGTAGCTTATAAATACAGTGCCAACGATTGTAGTGTTGGGGATTTAGATGGTGATGGAAATTACGAAATTATATTGAAATGGGATCCTTCCAATTCTCACGATAACTCCCATAGTGGATATACGGGTAATGTAATTATTGACGCTTATCAATTAGATGGCACTCAGCTCTGGAGAATCGATTTAGGTAGGAATATACGAGCAGGGGCGCACTATACCCAATTTATGGTTTACGATCTTGATGGTGATGGTAAGTCTGAAATGGTATGCAAAACAGCGGATGGAACGGTTGATGGCCTTGGAAACACCATTGGAGACAAAGACGCTGATTACCGGAATTCAACCGGAAGAGTTTTAAATGGGCCGGAATTCCTGACCGTCTTTAATGGCGAAACTGGCGAAGCAATGGCAACGACCAACTATGTACCACAACGATATCCCGGTAAAGATAATCCTTCACCTAACGAAATGGATGTGATTTGGGGTGATGACTATGGAAACAGAGTAGATCGTTTTCTGGCCTGCGTAGCTTACCTTGATGGCAAACGACCAAGTGTCGTTATGTGTCGCGGATACTACACCAGAACTGTTTTGGCTGCCTTCGATTGGAGAAATGGAAAACTGGAGCAACGCTGGGTGTTTGATACACTGGATCAGGAAAACTTAGAGTATGCTGGTCAGGGAAATCATAACCTGACTGTTGCTGATGCCGATAACGATGGAAGAGATGAAATTATATACGGGTCAATGGCTGTTGACGACGACGGCACAGGGCTTTACTCAACTCGGTTAGGACATGGCGATGCCATGCATGTTTCTGATTTAGACCCCTCAAGGCCAGGTTTGGAAGCCTATGTGGTTCACGAAGAGTACCCAAATCCAGCAGGAGTTGAATTTCGAGACTTGGAAACAGGCGAAGCGATCTGGTCACTTAAAGGTCATAGCGATATTGGGCGTGGAGTAGCTTTTGATATCGATCCAAACTATCCGGGAGCTGAATGCTGGGCAAGTGACGGACGGGGAGTGTATAGCGCTCAAGGAGACCATATTACTTCAACCTACCCTGAAGCAACAGGAGGTGGAGCAACTTATAATATGGCCGCCTGGTGGGACGGCGATCTGCTACGAGAGTTAGTAGACAAGACCGTAATTACCAAATGGAATTGGGAAAAGAAAACAACTGAAAGGTTATTTAACGTTTTTCAAGAGGGAGTATCCAGCAATAATGGCACGAAGTCGAATCCCTGTCTGATTGCTGACATTTGGGGTGATTGGCGCGAAGAAATTATTTATAGAAAATCAGATAACTCAGAGCTTCGAATTTTCACCACTCCTATCGAGTCCGATAATAGTTTCTATACATTAATGCACGATTCTCAGTATCGGTTGTCAATTGCCTGGCAAAATGTTGCCTACAACCAACCGGCGCACACCAGTTTCTTTTTAGGCCATGGAATGCATCAGCCACCTGTGCCTGATGCCGAGTATGTTTCTGTAACTAATCCTTATGCTGATGATACAAGCACTTCTATGCAGAAACAATATCCTTTTACCAATCAAAAATTAAATGTATTTCCATGTCCGGCTGATCAGTACGTCAATATTACGTTCGCTGAAGGTTTGGGAAATGAAAATTTTACAATATCAAATATGAATGGGCAGCTTCTTGATATTATTAGAGACTGTTCCAGACAGATTGATGTATCTGAGTATCCGGCAGGCATCTATTTTGCAAGACTACTTTCGAATGAAGGTAGGAGTTTTACTAAATTTATTAAGAAATGA
- a CDS encoding SusC/RagA family TonB-linked outer membrane protein gives MDKVLNMRHNKIALTILFVLLVFGLSAQEITVKGKVTAPDNQAVPSAVITISGVEGVVQTNEEGEFEVNVADTDGILTVSAQGFYDLSQPLLGRTDVRIVLVDMAKPKYNEDLVFPHTKLTKSAQTSAAKNIGAKDLDQVHTIENALQGEVSGLRVINKSGMPGEGSYLNIRGVRSLVGKNMPLILVNGIPYLPDTEESPIIGGYSRGIFNGLNVSDIQNITVLKGAEASIYGSMAANGVILIETNGVSASDKLETQISLTSQFGLSWNDQQIPVMNGDEYKSYLTDVGLTYYANMADLIGDFPFLVDDPDNYYNYLYNNKTDWQDEVYSPSVVSNNVLRVEGGDAVAKYDISLGYMNEGGVIDNTKRDRYHTQINTSINVNRKLELLASIGLAYMQADLQEQGLIKETNPVLVAYSKMPLLSPYRKDPNGSILAEYDIARYGVSNPVAIANTLAANTRQHNVNIRFGANYEVTPDLLLSGTIGLFYNYDQENIFIPGRSSNTIVAMNNGLAENTVRSGAGEVKNMYYNLNAKYKKVLDSGNLLNMYGGLQMLTTSKEFDGGAGYNTANDFYRTLNFVESGTTKFFGYINEWNWMNMYAHGDYTMNNLLRASVNVAVDGTSSSGVDASRLGVFPSAGLTFMAKHLESLENSTFINKLDFRAEYGLTGNSRFSSNYGKNYYQSTPFLVLSGIVRSNIPNTNLKWETTKQLDLGVELSVLKNRVDLGVNYFNATSTDVLFAQPVSSVFGSPTYYDNSAEIANSGIEAELSASLLKSKSFEWIVGGNISTLTNEVKSLGTVSEQIMDLPDGAEIMTKIGEDTYSFYGYKAEGIFASQAQATAANLKDWRGINYEAGDVRYEDVNNDGKIGEEDKQILGSATPDFFGGFYSYIRYKNLSISAEFTYSSGNEAYNATRRSIEALDNFSNQSRAAINRWQLDGQNTDIPKAVYGDPMNNNAFSSRWIEDASYLKLKYVTLAYEFDQTFLKFFRSGKIYVTGENLFTWTDYLGLDPEFAYSYEEAFQGVDYAKAVIPRSVKFGFNLNF, from the coding sequence ATGGATAAAGTATTGAATATGAGACACAATAAAATAGCACTGACAATACTATTCGTTTTATTGGTATTTGGATTGTCGGCACAAGAAATCACTGTAAAAGGTAAAGTTACAGCGCCCGATAATCAGGCTGTTCCTTCTGCTGTCATTACAATTAGTGGCGTTGAGGGAGTCGTTCAAACCAATGAGGAAGGAGAGTTTGAAGTAAACGTAGCCGATACTGATGGAATTCTAACAGTTTCAGCCCAGGGATTCTACGATTTGTCCCAGCCATTATTGGGGCGGACTGATGTTCGGATTGTACTGGTAGATATGGCAAAACCGAAGTACAACGAAGATTTGGTTTTTCCGCATACAAAGTTAACCAAGTCGGCACAAACGTCTGCTGCAAAGAATATTGGAGCAAAGGATTTGGATCAGGTTCACACCATTGAAAACGCGTTGCAGGGAGAAGTATCAGGTTTGCGTGTAATCAACAAAAGTGGAATGCCTGGTGAAGGTTCCTATTTGAATATTCGGGGAGTACGCTCGCTGGTAGGAAAAAATATGCCACTCATCTTGGTTAATGGCATTCCTTATTTGCCCGATACCGAAGAATCTCCAATTATTGGGGGATACTCTCGTGGAATTTTTAACGGATTAAATGTTTCTGACATTCAGAATATCACTGTTCTAAAGGGGGCTGAAGCTTCTATTTACGGATCGATGGCCGCGAATGGGGTCATTTTGATCGAAACCAACGGAGTATCAGCGTCAGATAAACTTGAAACACAAATTAGCTTAACTTCCCAGTTCGGTTTAAGCTGGAATGATCAGCAAATTCCGGTAATGAATGGAGATGAATATAAGTCATACTTAACCGATGTTGGCTTAACTTATTATGCCAATATGGCTGACCTGATTGGTGATTTTCCATTTTTGGTTGACGATCCGGACAATTACTACAACTACTTGTACAACAATAAAACCGACTGGCAGGATGAAGTTTATTCTCCTTCCGTAGTCTCAAATAATGTGTTGAGGGTAGAAGGTGGCGATGCTGTTGCAAAATATGATATCTCGCTAGGTTATATGAATGAAGGTGGCGTGATTGACAATACGAAACGCGATCGTTATCATACTCAAATTAATACCAGTATCAACGTTAATCGTAAGTTAGAGTTATTGGCAAGTATTGGATTGGCCTATATGCAGGCCGATTTGCAAGAACAAGGTTTGATTAAAGAAACCAACCCTGTTTTAGTTGCTTACAGTAAAATGCCATTGCTTAGTCCGTATAGAAAAGATCCGAATGGAAGTATATTGGCTGAGTATGATATTGCCCGTTACGGTGTAAGTAACCCGGTTGCTATCGCAAATACACTGGCAGCTAATACCAGACAGCATAATGTTAATATCCGGTTTGGCGCTAATTATGAAGTTACGCCTGACCTTTTGTTGTCAGGAACAATTGGCTTATTTTACAACTATGATCAGGAAAATATCTTTATCCCGGGACGTAGTAGTAACACGATTGTTGCAATGAACAACGGATTGGCAGAGAATACCGTGCGTTCAGGGGCTGGAGAAGTGAAAAATATGTACTATAACCTGAATGCGAAATACAAAAAAGTGCTTGATTCAGGAAATTTGCTGAATATGTATGGTGGCTTACAAATGTTAACTACCAGTAAAGAATTTGATGGGGGAGCCGGATACAATACGGCCAACGACTTTTATAGAACATTAAACTTTGTTGAAAGTGGTACGACCAAATTCTTCGGTTACATCAATGAATGGAACTGGATGAATATGTATGCTCATGGAGATTATACCATGAACAACTTACTACGAGCGTCAGTAAATGTTGCCGTAGACGGAACTTCGTCATCAGGAGTAGATGCTTCCAGATTAGGTGTTTTTCCTTCAGCAGGATTAACGTTTATGGCGAAACACTTGGAGAGTCTTGAAAATTCAACTTTCATAAACAAGTTGGATTTCAGAGCCGAATACGGATTAACAGGTAACAGCCGGTTTTCTTCAAACTATGGTAAAAACTACTACCAGAGCACACCGTTTTTGGTGTTGTCTGGCATTGTACGGTCAAATATTCCGAACACAAATTTGAAATGGGAAACCACAAAACAACTGGATTTGGGTGTTGAGCTTTCGGTATTGAAAAACAGAGTTGATTTAGGAGTGAACTATTTCAATGCCACTTCAACCGATGTGTTATTTGCTCAGCCGGTATCTTCTGTTTTTGGCTCTCCAACTTACTACGATAATTCTGCTGAAATTGCAAACTCAGGAATTGAAGCTGAACTATCAGCATCATTATTGAAAAGCAAAAGCTTTGAGTGGATTGTTGGAGGTAATATTTCAACACTCACAAATGAAGTAAAATCATTAGGAACTGTTTCAGAACAAATAATGGATTTGCCCGATGGAGCTGAGATTATGACCAAAATAGGAGAAGATACTTATAGTTTCTACGGCTATAAAGCTGAAGGAATTTTTGCTTCACAGGCTCAAGCAACAGCTGCCAATCTGAAAGACTGGAGAGGAATTAACTACGAAGCCGGAGATGTGCGCTACGAAGATGTAAATAACGACGGAAAGATTGGCGAAGAAGATAAGCAAATTCTGGGGTCTGCTACTCCCGATTTCTTTGGTGGTTTTTATTCCTATATCCGCTACAAAAATTTATCGATATCGGCAGAGTTTACTTACTCATCAGGAAATGAGGCATACAATGCCACTCGTCGTTCAATCGAAGCTTTGGATAACTTCAGTAACCAGTCTCGGGCTGCTATAAATCGTTGGCAGTTAGATGGACAGAATACTGATATTCCAAAGGCTGTGTATGGCGACCCAATGAACAATAATGCGTTTTCGTCTCGTTGGATCGAAGATGCTTCATACTTAAAACTCAAGTATGTGACTCTTGCCTACGAATTTGATCAAACATTCCTTAAATTCTTCCGATCAGGAAAAATCTATGTCACCGGTGAAAACCTATTTACCTGGACCGACTACTTAGGGCTTGATCCTGAATTTGCTTATTCTTATGAGGAAGCATTTCAAGGGGTTGATTATGCAAAAGCTGTAATTCCTCGTAGTGTGAAATTTGGTTTTAACCTGAATTTCTAA
- a CDS encoding DUF5108 domain-containing protein, which translates to MKKYLLFCMVFLIVFSCDDPYEKDNFVVYDLDPAATYLESRQDEFSKWIDILKYADLYNAVNQASKSFTLFVPNNDAVDAFLAKKGVASVSDLDPEYVKALVQFHVIEGEISQKEFLIGGKLTKTTISGDYLSVSFDDSGNAEGGINSVYINDEALVNELANTVTNGFVYTLNDVLTPLVETVYDRLNENESYSIFKEAVEATGWDETLNTVYDTVQTEYGGKTVLRKNYTMFVVSNSTFGDAGVSSLDDLAQKVEASTDYESPDNTLNQYVAYHLLSSSKYATDLFSFSEGDSTAIWSTLAPKQVLSTHDFSGSYYVNYDVATSSGIGLVSDKADMPAKNGVLHEVDNYMPVFAPTPRTVIWDVCDYDDVASVVNEYGASQELGDIYQTAQSSEHWIAFHDNDAIESYYDVKVNSTSAGYPQLGYLVTKSNDGGATNTYGAYKNDMLVVNLGYLGTVSMKTPVLLKGKYKVELYYASAGSLAPFVSGGSLCKVSLDQTNNEVYVYDGAKASVGIYDMALFDEVDLEETDSHEFKIVLLDSRATTHNKYRLQLDYIKFTPIND; encoded by the coding sequence ATGAAAAAATATTTGCTATTCTGTATGGTGTTCTTAATCGTCTTTTCATGCGACGACCCATACGAAAAAGACAATTTTGTAGTGTACGATTTAGATCCGGCTGCAACCTACTTGGAGTCGCGTCAGGATGAATTTTCGAAATGGATTGACATTCTGAAATATGCAGATTTGTACAATGCTGTAAACCAAGCGAGTAAGTCTTTTACCTTGTTTGTTCCGAATAACGATGCGGTTGATGCATTTTTGGCAAAGAAAGGGGTCGCGAGTGTTTCTGATCTCGATCCTGAATATGTCAAGGCATTGGTTCAGTTTCATGTGATTGAAGGAGAAATCTCACAAAAGGAATTTCTGATTGGAGGGAAATTAACCAAAACAACAATTTCCGGAGACTATTTATCAGTTTCATTTGACGATTCTGGTAATGCCGAAGGCGGAATTAACTCTGTTTATATCAACGACGAAGCTCTTGTTAACGAGCTGGCGAATACGGTAACAAACGGATTTGTCTATACGTTGAACGACGTGTTAACACCACTGGTTGAAACTGTTTATGATCGGTTGAACGAAAATGAGAGTTATTCTATTTTCAAAGAAGCGGTTGAGGCAACAGGATGGGACGAGACGCTGAATACTGTCTACGATACTGTTCAAACTGAATATGGAGGAAAAACAGTCTTGAGGAAGAATTATACCATGTTTGTCGTCTCCAATTCAACTTTCGGAGATGCAGGCGTTTCTAGTTTAGACGATTTAGCCCAAAAGGTTGAAGCGTCGACCGATTACGAAAGTCCGGACAATACTCTTAACCAGTATGTAGCCTATCATCTACTTTCAAGTTCAAAATATGCCACAGACCTGTTTTCATTTTCGGAAGGCGACTCAACGGCAATCTGGAGCACCTTGGCGCCGAAACAAGTCCTATCCACTCATGATTTTAGTGGATCGTACTATGTGAATTATGATGTGGCTACTTCTTCTGGTATTGGTTTGGTCTCCGATAAAGCAGACATGCCGGCTAAGAATGGCGTTCTTCATGAAGTAGATAATTATATGCCGGTTTTCGCGCCAACCCCGAGAACCGTAATTTGGGATGTTTGCGATTATGATGATGTAGCTTCCGTTGTGAACGAATATGGCGCAAGTCAAGAGCTTGGTGATATATACCAAACGGCTCAAAGCAGCGAGCACTGGATCGCATTTCACGACAACGACGCAATTGAAAGCTACTACGATGTAAAAGTGAATTCAACTTCAGCTGGTTATCCTCAATTAGGATACCTTGTTACCAAATCAAATGATGGAGGTGCAACCAATACCTACGGTGCATATAAAAACGACATGTTGGTAGTTAATCTGGGGTATCTGGGAACTGTAAGCATGAAAACCCCTGTTTTGCTCAAAGGAAAATATAAAGTTGAATTGTACTATGCTTCTGCTGGTTCACTTGCTCCTTTTGTTTCGGGAGGTAGTTTGTGTAAAGTTTCACTTGACCAAACGAACAACGAAGTATACGTGTACGATGGTGCTAAGGCTTCTGTCGGAATTTATGATATGGCACTGTTTGATGAAGTTGACTTAGAGGAAACTGATTCTCATGAGTTTAAAATTGTACTCCTCGATTCAAGAGCAACTACGCACAATAAGTATCGTTTGCAGCTGGATTACATCAAATTTACTCCTATTAACGATTAA